A section of the Kribbella sp. HUAS MG21 genome encodes:
- a CDS encoding sigma-70 family RNA polymerase sigma factor, with translation MRDDPTVVDLVTRARDGDKSAWDELVERYAPLVYSVCRRYRLAPPDIDDVGQSVWLRLVEHLPGLREPAALPGWIATTTQRECFRLIRASSRVEPVDLAESADVPEQAIAEEEVLRHERGTILRTAFGELSRRCQLLLSLLMQDPPAPYDEISRRLQVPIGSIGPNRARCLTRLRQTPALAMLAADGPDDRTRR, from the coding sequence ATGCGGGACGATCCGACCGTCGTCGACCTGGTCACTCGGGCCAGGGACGGCGACAAGAGCGCGTGGGACGAGCTGGTCGAGCGGTACGCCCCGCTCGTCTACTCGGTCTGCCGGCGGTACCGGCTGGCGCCGCCCGACATCGACGACGTCGGGCAGAGCGTGTGGCTGCGGCTGGTCGAGCACCTGCCGGGCCTGCGCGAGCCGGCCGCGCTGCCGGGCTGGATCGCGACCACGACGCAGCGCGAATGCTTCCGGCTGATCCGCGCGTCCAGCCGGGTCGAGCCGGTCGACCTCGCGGAGTCCGCCGACGTCCCCGAACAGGCGATCGCCGAGGAGGAGGTGCTGCGGCACGAACGCGGCACGATCCTGCGGACCGCGTTCGGCGAGCTGTCCCGGCGCTGCCAGCTGCTGCTGTCGTTGCTGATGCAGGACCCGCCGGCGCCGTACGACGAGATCAGCCGGCGATTGCAGGTGCCGATCGGCAGCATCGGACCGAACCGGGCGCGCTGCCTGACCCGGCTGCGACAGACACCGGCGCTGGCGATGCTCGCGGCCGACGGACCCGACGACCGGACGAGGAGGTGA
- a CDS encoding alkaline phosphatase PhoX, which yields MSVDRRSVLRGAAAGAAGVGFTTVGAVPTLAEAAPASHSERAPFPQHRPFPPLLDDPKGILALPPGFKYTIVTQAGQTKLKTGQPTPNAHDGMAVFDAGHGRYRLIQNHEISSNGPLGVAPIEGTVYDSGVGAAGGCTVIEVDRDGTNRGEWVAISGTLTNCAGGHTPWGTWMTCEETENKANGTTRLKDHGYVFEVWADGKTAHPVPLKALGRYAHEALAIDSDRTHIYLSEDASGPNGTFYRWTAPRGYKLGPRSWQDLQNKDFGTLEALAILGDDGKPIPDVAYLTSAQLLRPFRVKWVPVPDRDGATTSVRKQFTDGQITRGKKFEGVFGTEQGVYVVNSYAESGTSDLPADAVPHDGMVWFYNYDAQTIQLVTYFPESAIADSGDPAKYDDYNFDGPDNVTVTPWGSLILAEDGSASSHVLSATPGGPTYAIARNMLNDSEFCGPAFSDDGKVLFVNMQSPGITFAITGPWRDYLG from the coding sequence ATGTCAGTCGATCGTCGTTCCGTCCTCCGAGGCGCCGCCGCCGGTGCCGCCGGAGTCGGGTTCACCACCGTCGGCGCCGTGCCGACGCTCGCCGAGGCCGCGCCGGCGTCGCACTCCGAGCGCGCGCCGTTCCCGCAGCACCGGCCCTTCCCGCCGCTGCTCGACGACCCGAAGGGCATCCTCGCGCTGCCGCCCGGGTTCAAGTACACGATCGTCACCCAGGCCGGCCAGACCAAGCTGAAGACCGGCCAGCCGACCCCGAACGCGCACGACGGCATGGCGGTCTTCGACGCCGGCCACGGCCGCTACCGGCTGATCCAGAACCACGAGATCAGCAGCAACGGCCCGCTCGGCGTCGCCCCGATCGAGGGCACCGTCTACGACAGCGGCGTCGGCGCGGCCGGCGGCTGCACGGTCATCGAGGTGGACCGCGACGGCACCAACCGCGGCGAGTGGGTCGCGATCTCCGGCACCCTGACGAACTGCGCCGGCGGCCACACCCCGTGGGGCACCTGGATGACGTGCGAGGAGACCGAGAACAAGGCCAACGGCACCACCCGGCTGAAGGACCACGGGTACGTGTTCGAGGTCTGGGCCGACGGCAAGACCGCGCACCCGGTGCCGCTCAAGGCGCTCGGCCGCTACGCCCACGAGGCGCTCGCGATCGACAGCGACCGGACGCACATCTACCTGTCCGAGGACGCCTCCGGCCCGAACGGCACCTTCTACCGCTGGACGGCGCCGCGCGGCTACAAGCTCGGCCCGCGCAGCTGGCAGGACCTGCAGAACAAGGACTTCGGCACCCTGGAGGCGCTGGCCATCCTCGGTGACGACGGCAAGCCGATCCCGGACGTCGCGTACCTGACCTCGGCCCAGCTGCTCCGCCCGTTCCGGGTGAAGTGGGTCCCGGTGCCGGACCGCGACGGCGCCACCACGTCGGTCCGCAAGCAGTTCACCGACGGCCAGATCACCCGCGGCAAGAAGTTCGAGGGCGTCTTCGGCACCGAGCAAGGCGTGTACGTCGTCAACTCGTACGCCGAGTCCGGTACGTCGGACCTCCCGGCCGACGCGGTCCCGCATGACGGCATGGTCTGGTTCTACAACTACGACGCCCAGACGATCCAGCTGGTCACCTACTTCCCGGAGAGCGCCATCGCGGACAGCGGCGACCCGGCGAAGTACGACGACTACAACTTCGACGGCCCGGACAACGTGACCGTGACTCCGTGGGGCTCGCTGATCCTGGCCGAGGACGGCAGCGCCAGCAGCCACGTGCTGAGCGCCACCCCGGGCGGACCGACGTACGCGATCGCCCGGAACATGCTGAACGACTCGGAGTTCTGCGGCCCGGCGTTCTCCGACGACGGCAAGGTGCTGTTCGTCAACATGCAGTCCCCCGGCATCACGTTCGCGATCACCGGCCCCTGGCGCGACTACCTCGGCTGA
- a CDS encoding ATP-dependent Clp protease proteolytic subunit, which produces MPGPERVVPQPILPSWYEPASVNVEREVTDRLLAERVVLVGGRLDDALAGHVAAQLLLLDAQSNDPLELHLSSADADLEAALSVAAAIDLISSPVHAVARGTVRGPAIAVLAAAAHREAHRQTMFVLSAPRFTATGTADELAALADQHERQFARLRDLLAHATGRTPDEITTDLTTGRVLAAEDARTYGLITHLR; this is translated from the coding sequence GTGCCGGGGCCGGAGCGGGTGGTGCCGCAGCCGATCCTGCCGTCGTGGTACGAGCCTGCCTCGGTGAACGTCGAGCGGGAGGTGACTGACCGGTTGCTGGCCGAGCGGGTGGTACTGGTCGGCGGGCGGCTCGACGACGCGCTGGCGGGGCACGTCGCCGCGCAACTCCTGCTGCTGGATGCCCAGAGCAACGATCCGCTCGAGCTCCACCTGTCGTCCGCGGACGCCGACCTCGAGGCCGCGCTGTCGGTCGCCGCGGCGATCGACCTGATCAGCTCGCCCGTGCACGCCGTCGCGCGCGGCACAGTCCGCGGCCCCGCGATCGCCGTACTCGCCGCCGCCGCGCACCGCGAAGCCCACCGGCAAACGATGTTCGTCCTGTCCGCGCCCCGCTTCACCGCGACCGGCACCGCCGACGAACTCGCCGCCCTCGCCGACCAGCACGAACGCCAGTTCGCCCGGCTCCGCGACCTGCTGGCCCACGCCACCGGCCGCACCCCCGACGAGATCACCACCGACCTCACCACCGGCCGCGTCCTCGCCGCCGAAGACGCCCGAACCTACGGCCTGATCACCCACCTCCGCTGA
- a CDS encoding CHAT domain-containing tetratricopeptide repeat protein: MPTAGGSAGAVENLLPLALSRPHDAIASARSLLAADPAAVEASIAHQAWGIGLRQLGDVTTAVRQLRTALRLAEQSGRSEREADVLATLGATLGRAGRSREGLARLDRAVELSRGALTGRVLLRRADVLLVLGRHREALDDLRAAITRLRRSGDQVWEARSRNYRGFIQLALGGTRRADADFAVAEKLYAATGQEFEYAEARQNRGLVAYSRGDLPAALRYLDDAGRRFAAVGVVWPDLAIDRCGVLLAAGLSAEALAEMDQTIASGAGTATKRGELWFAAATAALAAGDPAGARERAERARRLFSAQGREWWSVRSSMVVLEARYRSGERGERLLRAVVAVARRLDALGASESSAAHLLAGRLALDVGRSRTADRQLDLAGRHSKDAPPIARSAAWLGKALRAEARGETRSMLSACARGLDALDEHRLTMGATELRALATGQGAELAALALREALRRDDPRRLLEWGERWRATALGVPPVRRPNDEQLVAELAALRDVVRRLDAAPDPSLERERRRLEKAVRERALRAEGGALGGVRRLPVDELIAELGETVLVELVEVDGVLHAVVVRDGRTTRHEVGPLAAAALEVERSRFTLRRLAHGGPRGAAYRGPSLEVLGTRLGQAILGDAQGLLGDREVVVVPPGRLQALPWGLVPALADRAVNVVPSAAAWLRARRFRPPSDRRVVLVLGPGLSAGRTEVLRLAEQYPDATVLADGDATAEKVLRALDGAWIAHVAAHGTFRSDSPLFSSLRLDDGPLTVYDFERLRRAPYRMVLSSCDSGLAKPVGADELLGLSSSLIPLGAAGILASVVPVNDPATAPLMLAVHEGLRDGQSLAAAFATARREARGDPVADAAGRSFVALGA; encoded by the coding sequence ATGCCGACGGCCGGGGGGAGTGCCGGGGCGGTGGAAAATCTGCTGCCGCTGGCCTTGTCGCGCCCGCACGACGCGATCGCGTCGGCGCGGTCCTTACTGGCCGCCGACCCGGCGGCGGTCGAGGCGTCGATCGCGCACCAGGCGTGGGGCATCGGTCTGCGCCAGCTCGGCGACGTGACGACGGCGGTCCGGCAGTTGCGGACCGCGCTGCGGCTCGCGGAGCAGTCCGGGCGGTCGGAGCGCGAAGCGGACGTCCTTGCCACGTTGGGCGCGACTCTCGGCCGAGCGGGCCGGAGCCGCGAGGGACTGGCCCGGCTGGACCGGGCGGTCGAGCTCAGTCGGGGCGCGTTGACGGGGCGGGTGCTGCTGCGGCGTGCCGACGTACTGCTGGTGCTCGGGCGGCATCGGGAGGCGCTGGACGACCTGCGGGCGGCAATCACCCGGTTGCGGCGGTCGGGCGATCAGGTGTGGGAGGCCCGGTCGCGGAACTATCGCGGCTTCATCCAGTTGGCTCTCGGAGGCACCCGCCGGGCGGACGCGGATTTCGCGGTGGCCGAGAAGTTGTACGCCGCGACGGGCCAGGAATTCGAGTACGCCGAAGCGCGCCAGAACCGCGGCCTGGTGGCGTATTCGCGGGGCGACCTGCCGGCCGCACTGCGGTACCTGGACGACGCGGGACGGAGGTTCGCGGCGGTCGGGGTCGTCTGGCCGGACCTGGCGATCGACCGCTGCGGCGTACTGCTGGCGGCCGGGCTGAGCGCCGAGGCGCTGGCCGAGATGGACCAGACGATCGCGTCCGGGGCGGGTACGGCGACCAAGCGGGGCGAGCTGTGGTTCGCGGCGGCGACGGCCGCGCTGGCCGCGGGTGATCCGGCGGGCGCACGGGAGCGGGCGGAGCGGGCGCGACGGTTGTTCTCCGCGCAGGGTCGTGAGTGGTGGTCGGTGCGGTCGTCGATGGTCGTCCTGGAGGCGCGGTACCGGTCGGGCGAGCGTGGCGAGCGGCTGCTGCGTGCGGTGGTCGCGGTGGCGCGCCGGCTGGACGCGTTGGGCGCGTCGGAGTCGTCGGCGGCGCATCTGCTGGCGGGGCGACTGGCGTTGGACGTCGGGCGTTCGCGGACCGCGGATCGTCAGCTGGACCTGGCTGGGCGGCACAGCAAGGACGCGCCGCCGATCGCGCGGAGTGCGGCGTGGCTGGGGAAGGCTTTGCGGGCCGAGGCGCGCGGCGAGACCCGGTCGATGTTGTCGGCGTGTGCGCGTGGGCTGGACGCGTTGGACGAGCATCGGTTGACAATGGGCGCCACCGAGCTGCGGGCGCTGGCGACCGGGCAGGGCGCCGAGCTGGCCGCGCTGGCTCTGCGGGAGGCGCTGCGGCGAGATGATCCGCGGCGGCTGCTGGAGTGGGGCGAGCGGTGGCGGGCGACGGCGCTGGGCGTGCCGCCGGTGCGGCGCCCGAATGACGAGCAGCTGGTCGCGGAGCTGGCGGCGTTGCGGGACGTCGTACGGCGGTTGGACGCGGCGCCGGATCCGTCGCTGGAGCGGGAGCGGCGGCGGTTGGAGAAGGCGGTGCGCGAGCGGGCGCTGCGTGCGGAGGGCGGGGCGCTCGGCGGTGTGCGGCGGCTGCCGGTCGACGAGTTGATCGCCGAGCTGGGCGAGACCGTCCTGGTCGAGCTGGTCGAGGTCGACGGGGTGCTGCATGCGGTCGTGGTCCGGGACGGCCGGACGACGCGGCACGAGGTGGGTCCGTTGGCCGCCGCGGCCCTCGAGGTCGAGCGGTCCCGCTTCACCCTGCGCCGGCTTGCGCACGGTGGTCCGCGCGGGGCGGCGTACCGAGGGCCTTCGCTGGAAGTGCTGGGGACGCGGCTCGGGCAGGCGATCCTCGGGGATGCGCAGGGCTTGCTGGGGGATCGCGAGGTCGTCGTCGTGCCGCCCGGGCGGTTGCAGGCATTGCCCTGGGGGCTGGTCCCGGCGCTGGCGGATCGGGCCGTGAACGTGGTGCCGTCCGCGGCGGCCTGGTTGCGCGCACGACGGTTCCGGCCGCCGTCGGACCGGCGCGTCGTACTGGTGCTCGGGCCGGGGTTGTCGGCGGGTCGCACCGAGGTGCTGCGGCTGGCCGAGCAGTACCCGGACGCGACCGTGCTCGCGGACGGCGACGCCACGGCGGAGAAGGTACTGCGGGCGCTCGACGGCGCGTGGATCGCGCACGTCGCCGCGCACGGGACGTTCCGTTCGGACAGCCCGTTGTTCTCGTCGCTGCGGCTGGACGACGGGCCGCTCACCGTGTACGACTTCGAGCGGCTGCGCAGAGCGCCGTACCGGATGGTCCTGTCGAGCTGCGACTCCGGGCTGGCGAAGCCGGTCGGTGCGGACGAGCTGCTGGGGTTGAGCAGCAGCCTGATCCCGCTCGGTGCGGCCGGCATCCTCGCGAGCGTCGTACCGGTGAACGACCCGGCGACGGCGCCGCTGATGCTGGCCGTGCACGAGGGACTGCGGGACGGACAGTCGCTCGCCGCGGCGTTCGCGACGGCCCGGCGGGAGGCGCGCGGGGATCCGGTCGCGGACGCCGCGGGACGGTCGTTCGTTGCCCTCGGCGCGTGA
- a CDS encoding S8 family serine peptidase, giving the protein MENQTSERKYLAQIALILEAFGREVEVYPEDWEKRPEGAEYLYRTGVVLVRDEDVQRVVELFRGGQPAEGGIGGVTRLLLPDEVPPDAPEDPSPTQRFLQYADLRLGRGVVTPEHLFYVCPSVSPCPATEPEEVPPGIPPDPVLPTPYLSAGAADGRGVKVVVLDVGWSDAPAAYWLNGVTGDPENAFDGSGRIRPYAGHGTFIAGVLRAIARNVEIVVKSYFTTAGAMWEFDLAEALDEVLDLAPDIISLSAGTRTRFDLPALGLDVFIKTRLNRVNGLTLVAAAGNEASRDYFWPAAFPEAVGVGALADNGKDRAAFSNFGGWVDVYAPGEHLVNAFLTGDYECTEPPNTGQLRSFQGMARWSGTSFATPLVAGLIAGRMSVTGENAKQAADALLAFALTQPVPGVGPVLRATDALGSLQP; this is encoded by the coding sequence GTGGAAAATCAAACGAGCGAGCGGAAGTACCTCGCCCAGATCGCGCTGATCCTGGAGGCCTTCGGACGCGAGGTCGAGGTGTATCCGGAGGACTGGGAGAAGCGGCCGGAAGGCGCGGAGTACCTCTACCGGACCGGCGTGGTGCTGGTGCGCGACGAGGACGTCCAGCGGGTCGTCGAGCTGTTCCGCGGCGGTCAGCCGGCCGAGGGCGGGATCGGCGGCGTCACGCGGCTGCTGCTGCCGGACGAGGTCCCGCCGGACGCTCCCGAGGACCCTTCGCCCACCCAACGATTCCTGCAGTACGCCGACCTGCGCCTCGGCCGCGGCGTGGTCACGCCCGAGCACCTGTTCTACGTCTGTCCGAGCGTCAGCCCCTGCCCGGCCACGGAGCCCGAGGAGGTGCCGCCCGGTATCCCGCCGGACCCGGTGCTGCCGACGCCGTACCTGTCCGCGGGCGCGGCGGACGGTCGGGGGGTCAAGGTCGTCGTACTCGACGTCGGCTGGTCCGACGCGCCGGCGGCGTACTGGCTGAACGGGGTGACTGGCGACCCGGAGAACGCGTTCGACGGCTCCGGGCGGATCCGGCCGTACGCCGGGCACGGGACGTTCATCGCCGGCGTCCTGCGCGCGATCGCGCGCAACGTGGAGATCGTGGTGAAGAGCTACTTCACCACCGCGGGGGCGATGTGGGAGTTCGACCTCGCCGAAGCGCTGGACGAAGTCCTCGACCTCGCGCCGGACATCATCAGTCTGTCGGCGGGGACGCGGACCCGGTTCGACCTGCCGGCGCTCGGGCTGGACGTCTTCATCAAGACCCGGCTGAATCGCGTCAACGGCCTCACGCTGGTCGCGGCGGCGGGCAACGAGGCGAGCCGGGACTACTTCTGGCCGGCCGCGTTCCCGGAGGCCGTCGGTGTCGGCGCGCTCGCGGACAACGGCAAGGACCGCGCCGCGTTCAGCAACTTCGGCGGCTGGGTCGACGTGTACGCGCCGGGCGAGCACCTGGTGAACGCGTTCCTGACCGGCGACTACGAGTGCACCGAACCGCCGAACACCGGCCAGCTGCGGTCGTTCCAGGGCATGGCGCGCTGGAGCGGTACGTCGTTCGCGACGCCGCTCGTGGCGGGTCTGATCGCGGGCCGGATGTCGGTCACCGGTGAGAACGCCAAGCAGGCCGCCGACGCGCTGCTCGCCTTCGCGCTCACCCAGCCGGTGCCAGGCGTCGGGCCGGTCCTGCGAGCCACTGACGCGCTGGGGTCACTCCAGCCCTGA
- a CDS encoding VOC family protein, translating into MSVLDSPIPRFHLAMPVDDLDAARRFYGEVLGLEQGRSSDTWIDWNLRGHQFVTHVAPERARRIHNPVDGHDVPVPHFGLILTVEEFQTFAERLKAAGTEFVIEPYVRFQGQTGEQWTMFFLDPAGNALEFKAFADDSQVFAA; encoded by the coding sequence ATGAGCGTTCTCGACTCCCCCATCCCCCGCTTCCATCTCGCGATGCCGGTCGACGACCTGGACGCGGCGCGGCGGTTCTACGGTGAGGTGCTCGGCCTCGAGCAGGGCCGCAGTTCCGACACCTGGATCGACTGGAACCTGCGCGGCCACCAGTTCGTCACGCACGTCGCGCCGGAGCGCGCGCGGCGGATCCACAACCCGGTCGACGGGCACGACGTTCCGGTGCCGCACTTCGGGCTGATCCTGACCGTCGAGGAGTTCCAGACGTTCGCGGAACGACTGAAGGCGGCCGGCACCGAGTTCGTGATCGAGCCGTACGTGCGCTTCCAGGGCCAGACCGGCGAGCAGTGGACGATGTTCTTCCTGGACCCGGCCGGGAACGCGCTGGAGTTCAAGGCGTTCGCCGACGACTCCCAGGTGTTCGCCGCCTGA
- a CDS encoding serine hydrolase domain-containing protein — MWTAAGYEQVAEAFERNFAERGEAGAAFAAYHRGELVVDLWGGTADPKTGRAWDRDTVHLMFSGTKGLTSACVLLLVQRGQLAPDDPVSRYWPEFGAQGKDKITVAEVLSHQARLPWVDAGYADLFDHDAMAAHLAGQAPATEPGAAFLYHPVTWGWLLDELVRRIDGRTVGQFFADEFAVPLGLEVWIGLPENLHWRAATMVAPDGVLVDGPWTALYRPNPLWVPGAEKIWNSAEYRSAGFPAVGGYATARGMARFYASLLGEVDGVRVLTPQTVELGRRELRRGTEPNWGTPMVYGAGFELQAGDGRMGDAPDAFGHAGAGGSRHGGWPGRETAYSYLMNQVRVGPDARPNTLLDALSRGSRARGR, encoded by the coding sequence ATGTGGACAGCGGCGGGATACGAGCAGGTGGCCGAGGCGTTCGAGCGTAACTTCGCCGAGCGCGGCGAGGCCGGGGCGGCGTTCGCGGCGTACCACCGGGGTGAGTTGGTGGTCGACCTGTGGGGCGGGACGGCCGATCCGAAGACCGGGCGGGCCTGGGACCGCGACACCGTGCACCTGATGTTCTCCGGGACCAAGGGGCTGACGAGTGCGTGCGTGTTGCTGCTCGTGCAGCGCGGGCAGCTGGCACCGGACGATCCGGTCAGCCGCTACTGGCCGGAGTTCGGTGCCCAGGGCAAGGACAAGATCACGGTGGCCGAGGTGCTGTCGCATCAGGCCCGGCTGCCGTGGGTCGACGCCGGGTACGCCGACCTGTTCGACCACGACGCGATGGCCGCACACCTTGCCGGGCAGGCGCCGGCGACCGAGCCGGGGGCGGCATTCCTCTACCACCCGGTCACGTGGGGCTGGCTGCTCGACGAGCTGGTACGGCGGATTGACGGCCGCACCGTCGGGCAGTTCTTCGCGGACGAGTTCGCCGTACCGCTGGGGCTCGAGGTGTGGATCGGGCTGCCCGAGAACCTGCACTGGCGGGCCGCGACGATGGTGGCGCCGGACGGCGTCCTGGTCGACGGCCCGTGGACCGCGCTGTACCGGCCGAATCCGCTGTGGGTGCCGGGCGCGGAGAAGATCTGGAACAGCGCCGAGTACCGCTCGGCCGGATTCCCCGCTGTCGGCGGTTACGCGACGGCGCGCGGGATGGCGCGGTTCTACGCGTCGCTGCTCGGCGAGGTGGACGGTGTCCGCGTGCTGACGCCGCAGACCGTCGAGCTCGGCCGCCGGGAGCTCCGGCGCGGCACGGAGCCGAACTGGGGCACGCCGATGGTGTACGGCGCCGGCTTCGAACTGCAGGCCGGTGACGGGCGGATGGGCGACGCGCCGGACGCTTTCGGTCATGCCGGAGCCGGCGGCTCGCGGCACGGCGGGTGGCCGGGCCGCGAGACCGCCTACTCCTACCTGATGAACCAGGTGCGCGTCGGACCCGATGCTCGTCCGAACACGCTGCTCGACGCGCTCAGCCGAGGTAGTCGCGCCAGGGGCCGGTGA